In Thermoplasmataceae archaeon, the genomic window GTGTGTTCCTGAATGTTTCTTCATCTTCACAATAAAGGACATGATGTATACTCTATACATAATATATTGATAAGACTATATCAAATTATAAGGAATGATAAGCCCCTGTATCATGGTATATAAAAAGTGGTCAAAATATAAGCAATCGATAACTGTTATAATTTTACACTCTAGATAATCATTTTAAGATATTCAAAGAATCTAGACTTAAATTATTCCAATAATTACTAAATGGACCGGTCGGGATTTGAACCCGAGGCCTCCTGCTTGCGAAGCAGGCGATCTACCGCTGATCTACCGGCCCGTTACCAGAGAAATCAGTTGATTTCCTGTCCAATATAACAAATCCTAGCTATCATTGCATCAAGTTGAATATTGTCGCTTGAACCTTCTACCAAGCGGAACTCAGCGTCACCGAGTGCAATGATCACCTGGATCTTCTGCTTAGCCGGAATATTTTCTTTTCTTATGGCAGAGTGTATCCCCCTGATTATATCTATCCCGGAGAGGCCGTCCTCAATGAGCATCTTGTCCACAATCTCTCTTGCCTCGTTGAAGGAACCAGAGATAGCAGTTGCAGCAAGCTTCCTGAAGGATTCCCTGTTGGCCATTCCCTGGATCTCGTATATATTCATGGCCCCCGAATCCCCTGATGCCTTGACAGATTGCAGCACGTTTAGTGCCCTCCTCATGTCCCCCTCTGAGGCTTCCGCTATGGATAGCAGTGATTCATCGTTTATATTCATCTTCTCTTCCTTTGCGATGGTCTTCAGTCTATTCATCATATCTGCTGGCTTTATAGGGCGAAAACGCATCACAACGGTCCTTGACTGTATCGGTGGAATGATTTGAGATGAATAGTTGCATGAAAAAATGAACCTGGTTGTCGATGAATATACTTCCATTGTCCTCCTGAGGGCAGCCTGAGCTTCCGGTGTCAGCTGATCCGCCTCATCCAGAAATATTATCTTAAAACCCAGATCATTGGAAGCCTTGATTCTTGCGAAATCTTTTACGTTTTCCCTTATTACATCAATACC contains:
- a CDS encoding replication factor C small subunit, with translation MIDIWTEKYRPTQLSEIVGQEEIVRKLKSFVERRELPHLIFAGPAGIGKTSAALALAMELFGQEWKQYILELNASNERGIDVIRENVKDFARIKASNDLGFKIIFLDEADQLTPEAQAALRRTMEVYSSTTRFIFSCNYSSQIIPPIQSRTVVMRFRPIKPADMMNRLKTIAKEEKMNINDESLLSIAEASEGDMRRALNVLQSVKASGDSGAMNIYEIQGMANRESFRKLAATAISGSFNEAREIVDKMLIEDGLSGIDIIRGIHSAIRKENIPAKQKIQVIIALGDAEFRLVEGSSDNIQLDAMIARICYIGQEIN